Proteins encoded together in one Mycobacterium noviomagense window:
- a CDS encoding decaprenyl-phosphate phosphoribosyltransferase — MSEDVAPVTGPPANLIVGVVKAIRPRQWVKNVLVLAAPLAAAGRGMHYNYVDVLGKVAVAFVVFCLAASSVYLINDARDVEADREHPTKRFRPIAAGVVPEWLAYLLAAVLGVASLVIAWWLTPNLALVMAVYIGIQLAYCFGLKHQAVIDICIVSSAYLLRAIAGGAAADIPLSQWFLLAGAFGSLFMVAGKRYAELVLAERTGAKIRKSLETYTSTYLRFVWTMSATAVVVCYGLWAFERDGYSGSWFVVSMVPFTIAILRYAVDVDGGLAGEPEDIALRDRVLQLLALAWIGTVGAAVAFS; from the coding sequence ATGAGTGAGGACGTGGCACCCGTGACCGGGCCCCCGGCGAACCTGATCGTCGGCGTGGTCAAGGCGATCCGCCCGCGGCAGTGGGTGAAGAACGTGCTGGTGCTGGCCGCTCCGCTGGCGGCGGCGGGCCGTGGCATGCACTACAACTACGTCGACGTGTTGGGCAAGGTGGCGGTGGCGTTCGTGGTGTTCTGCCTGGCGGCCTCGTCGGTGTACCTGATCAACGACGCCCGCGACGTCGAAGCCGACCGCGAGCACCCCACCAAGCGGTTCCGGCCCATCGCTGCCGGCGTGGTTCCCGAGTGGCTGGCGTACCTGCTGGCGGCGGTGCTCGGGGTGGCGTCGTTGGTGATCGCCTGGTGGCTGACGCCGAACCTGGCGCTGGTGATGGCCGTCTACATCGGCATCCAGCTGGCCTACTGTTTCGGGCTCAAACACCAAGCCGTGATCGACATCTGCATCGTGTCGTCGGCGTATTTGCTGCGGGCGATCGCGGGCGGCGCCGCGGCCGATATCCCGCTCTCCCAATGGTTTTTGCTGGCCGGCGCATTCGGCTCGCTGTTCATGGTTGCCGGCAAGCGCTACGCGGAGCTGGTGCTGGCCGAACGCACCGGCGCCAAGATCCGAAAATCGCTTGAAACCTACACCAGCACCTACCTGCGGTTCGTGTGGACGATGTCGGCCACTGCGGTGGTGGTGTGCTACGGGCTGTGGGCGTTTGAGCGCGACGGCTACTCCGGCTCCTGGTTCGTGGTGTCGATGGTGCCGTTCACCATCGCGATCCTGCGGTACGCGGTCGACGTCGACGGCGGGCTGGCCGGCGAACCCGAGGACATCGCGCTGCGTGACCGGGTCTTACAACTACTGGCGCTGGCGTGGATAGGAACAGTCGGTGCTGCTGTTGCGTTCAGCTAG
- a CDS encoding phosphatase PAP2 family protein — translation MAEVGAPRGEVAAVVAVQSALAGRPGVLAAARGLSHFGEHSIGWLGVSLLGAVLQPQRARAWLLAGVGAFAAHAAAVLIKRLVRRPRPDHPAVAVNVGTPSRLSFPSAHATSTTAAAILLARATGIPLPALLVPPMALSRILLGVHYPSDVAIGVAVGTAVAAVAVRADTRFNGGSGDE, via the coding sequence ATGGCTGAGGTGGGCGCGCCGCGCGGGGAAGTGGCGGCGGTGGTGGCGGTCCAGTCGGCGCTGGCCGGCCGACCCGGTGTGCTGGCCGCGGCCCGCGGGCTCTCCCACTTCGGTGAGCACAGCATCGGCTGGCTGGGGGTGTCGCTGCTCGGCGCGGTCCTACAACCGCAGCGGGCCCGGGCCTGGCTGCTGGCCGGAGTCGGCGCCTTCGCCGCGCACGCGGCTGCGGTGCTGATCAAGCGGCTGGTGCGCCGGCCGCGTCCCGACCACCCGGCTGTCGCGGTCAACGTCGGCACCCCGAGCCGGCTGAGCTTCCCGTCGGCGCATGCGACGTCCACCACTGCGGCGGCCATCCTGCTGGCTCGAGCCACCGGGATCCCGCTGCCTGCCCTGTTAGTGCCGCCGATGGCGTTGTCGCGGATACTTCTGGGCGTGCACTACCCCAGTGACGTGGCCATCGGCGTTGCAGTCGGCACCGCGGTCGCGGCGGTTGCCGTGCGGGCCGACACACGGTTCAACGGCGGGTCGGGCGATGAGTGA
- a CDS encoding glycosyltransferase — translation MSAAVSLLARVILPRPGEPLDVRKLYLTESTTNARRAHAVTRTTLQIGAESEVSFATYFNAFPASYWRRWSRCKSVVLRTELTGTGRVDVYRTKATGARIFIEGRGFEGSPEQPAALEFNVGLDPFEDGGWIWFDITTDTDVTLCSAGWYAPEPAPGVANIAVGIPTFNRPGDCVNALRELTSDPLVDKVIGAVIVPDQGKAKVRDHPDFAAAAAALGNRLSIHDQPNLGGSGGYSRVMYEALKNTDCQQILFMDDDIRIEPDSILRVLAMHRFAKSPMLVGGQMLNLQEPSHLHIMGEVVDRSNFMWTAAPYAEYDHDFAKFPLSDNNIRSNLLHRRIDVDYNGWWTCMIPRQVAEELGQPLPLFIKWDDADYGLRAAEHGYPTVTLPGAAIWHMAWSDKDDAIDWQAYFHLRNRLVVAAMHWDGDIIGLVRSHLKATLKHLACLEYSTVAIQNKAIDDFLAGPEHIFSILETALPEVHRIRQAYPDAVVLPAASELPPPAQKTKPMKPPVHPLAVSYRLARGTLHNLTQADPAHHQRPQLNVATQDARWFRLCMLDGATVTTADGRGVVYRQRDRAKMFSLLWQSLRRQRQLARRFDEMRRTYREALPVLSSKQKWETVLLPATPKTPAHG, via the coding sequence ATGAGTGCTGCGGTGAGTCTGCTGGCCCGGGTGATTCTGCCGCGCCCGGGCGAACCGCTCGACGTGCGCAAGCTCTACCTGACGGAGTCGACGACCAACGCGCGGCGCGCGCATGCGGTGACGCGGACGACGCTGCAGATCGGTGCGGAGTCCGAAGTTTCGTTCGCCACGTACTTCAACGCATTTCCGGCCAGCTATTGGCGGCGCTGGAGCAGGTGCAAGTCGGTGGTGCTGCGCACGGAGTTGACCGGCACCGGGCGCGTCGACGTCTACCGCACCAAGGCCACCGGTGCGCGGATCTTCATCGAGGGCCGCGGTTTCGAGGGCAGTCCGGAGCAGCCGGCGGCACTCGAATTCAATGTGGGGCTCGACCCTTTCGAGGACGGGGGGTGGATCTGGTTCGACATCACCACCGACACCGACGTCACGCTGTGCAGCGCAGGCTGGTACGCGCCCGAGCCGGCGCCGGGTGTGGCCAACATCGCGGTGGGAATCCCGACTTTCAACCGGCCCGGCGACTGCGTCAACGCCCTGCGGGAACTGACCTCGGACCCGTTGGTGGACAAGGTGATCGGCGCGGTGATCGTGCCCGATCAGGGCAAGGCAAAGGTCCGCGACCACCCCGATTTCGCTGCTGCCGCCGCCGCGCTGGGCAACCGGCTGTCCATCCACGACCAGCCCAACCTGGGTGGCTCCGGCGGCTACAGCCGGGTGATGTACGAGGCGCTGAAAAACACTGACTGCCAGCAGATCCTGTTCATGGACGACGATATCCGCATCGAGCCGGACTCGATCCTGCGGGTGCTGGCCATGCACCGCTTCGCCAAGTCGCCGATGCTGGTGGGCGGGCAGATGCTCAACCTGCAAGAGCCGTCACACCTGCACATCATGGGCGAGGTGGTCGACCGGTCGAACTTCATGTGGACCGCAGCGCCCTACGCCGAGTACGACCACGACTTCGCCAAATTCCCGTTGAGCGACAACAATATTCGCAGCAACCTGCTGCACCGGCGCATCGACGTCGACTACAACGGCTGGTGGACCTGCATGATCCCACGCCAAGTCGCCGAGGAACTCGGACAGCCGCTGCCGCTCTTCATCAAATGGGACGACGCTGACTACGGGTTACGCGCCGCCGAGCATGGCTACCCGACCGTCACGCTGCCCGGCGCCGCCATCTGGCACATGGCGTGGAGCGACAAGGACGACGCAATTGACTGGCAGGCCTACTTCCACCTGCGTAACCGGCTGGTGGTCGCGGCCATGCACTGGGACGGCGACATCATTGGCCTGGTGCGCAGCCACCTCAAGGCAACGCTGAAACACCTTGCCTGCCTTGAGTATTCGACTGTAGCGATCCAGAACAAGGCAATCGACGACTTCTTGGCGGGCCCGGAGCACATCTTCTCGATCCTGGAAACAGCTCTGCCGGAAGTGCACCGCATCCGCCAGGCTTACCCCGACGCTGTCGTGTTGCCTGCGGCCAGTGAGCTGCCGCCGCCGGCGCAGAAGACCAAGCCGATGAAGCCGCCGGTGCATCCGCTGGCCGTCAGCTACCGGCTGGCCCGCGGCACCCTGCACAACCTCACCCAGGCCGACCCGGCGCATCACCAGCGCCCGCAGCTCAACGTGGCGACGCAGGACGCCCGGTGGTTCCGGCTGTGCATGCTCGACGGCGCCACGGTGACCACGGCCGACGGCCGCGGCGTGGTCTACCGGCAGCGCGACCGCGCCAAGATGTTCTCGCTGTTGTGGCAGTCGCTGCGCCGTCAGCGCCAGCTGGCCAGGCGGTTCGACGAGATGCGCCGGACGTACCGCGAAGCGTTGCCGGTGCTGTCCAGCAAGCAGAAGTGGGAGACCGTGCTGCTGCCTGCAACACCCAAAACGCCGGCACATGGCTGA
- the glf gene encoding UDP-galactopyranose mutase gives MTARFDLFVVGSGFFGLTIAERVATQLGKRVLVIEKRPHIGGNAYSEPEPQTGIEVHKYGAHLFHTSNTRVWDYVRQFTDFTGYQHRVFALHNGQAYPLPMGLGLVCQFFGKYYSPDEARQLIKEQAAEIESADAQNFEEKAISLIGRPLYEAFMKNYTAKQWQTDPKELPASTITRLPVRYTFDNRYFNDTYEGLPVDGYTAWLKNMAADERIEVRLDTDWFDVREELRGASPDAPVVYTGPLDRYFDYTEGRLGWRTLDFEVEVRDTGDFQGTPVMNYSDLDVPYTRIHEFRHFHPERDYPSDKTVIMREYSRFADDDDEPYYPINTEADRALLAAYRARAKAETASSKVLFGGRLGTYQYLDMHMAIASALSMFDNVLAPHLRDGKPLVDNDKESVRA, from the coding sequence ATGACCGCTCGTTTTGACCTCTTCGTCGTCGGCTCCGGATTCTTCGGGCTGACGATTGCCGAGCGCGTGGCCACCCAGCTGGGCAAGCGGGTACTGGTGATCGAAAAGCGTCCGCACATCGGCGGCAACGCCTATTCGGAGCCCGAGCCGCAGACCGGTATCGAAGTCCATAAATATGGGGCACACCTGTTCCACACGTCCAACACCCGGGTATGGGACTACGTGCGCCAGTTCACCGACTTCACCGGCTACCAGCATCGGGTCTTCGCGCTGCACAACGGGCAGGCCTACCCGTTGCCGATGGGCCTGGGCCTGGTCTGCCAGTTCTTCGGTAAGTACTACAGCCCCGACGAGGCTCGCCAGCTCATCAAAGAGCAGGCCGCCGAGATCGAGTCCGCCGACGCGCAGAACTTCGAGGAGAAAGCGATCTCGCTGATCGGGCGGCCGCTGTATGAGGCGTTCATGAAGAACTACACCGCCAAGCAGTGGCAGACCGACCCCAAGGAGCTGCCCGCGTCCACCATCACGCGGCTGCCCGTGCGCTACACGTTCGACAACCGCTACTTCAACGACACGTACGAGGGCCTGCCGGTCGACGGGTACACCGCGTGGCTGAAGAACATGGCCGCCGACGAGCGCATCGAGGTGCGGTTGGACACCGACTGGTTCGACGTGCGAGAAGAACTCCGCGGCGCCAGCCCGGATGCCCCGGTGGTCTACACCGGCCCGCTGGACCGCTACTTCGACTACACCGAGGGCCGGTTAGGTTGGCGCACTTTGGATTTCGAGGTCGAAGTACGCGACACCGGCGACTTCCAGGGGACGCCGGTGATGAACTACAGCGACCTCGACGTGCCCTATACCCGCATCCACGAATTCCGCCACTTCCACCCGGAGCGCGACTACCCCAGCGACAAGACGGTGATCATGCGGGAGTACTCACGGTTCGCCGATGACGACGACGAGCCCTACTACCCGATCAACACCGAAGCCGACCGCGCGCTGCTGGCCGCCTACCGGGCCCGGGCCAAAGCGGAGACCGCGTCGTCGAAGGTGCTCTTCGGCGGACGGCTGGGAACCTATCAATACCTGGACATGCACATGGCCATCGCCAGCGCGCTGAGCATGTTCGACAACGTGCTGGCACCCCACTTGCGCGACGGTAAGCCACTGGTGGACAACGACAAAGAGAGCGTACGCGCATGA
- a CDS encoding N-acetylmuramoyl-L-alanine amidase, which yields MLCRRPAPTMLLSAVVATAVILPWALDSGRGEAPTRPTDAHVAQQPLIGVGGGVTVREITQSTPFSMVALTGGDLTGTSARVRAKRADGSWGPWYGTEALESGGRDGSAEAARGPRGTEPVFVGRTTTVQIAITRPPGAPVTSPPPRHAPTGLGYVPATVEQPLPQNVSAVLISPPQAPADTQWNPPTAVLAPGQPPNIISRAQWGADESMRCGNPVYDNGIHAAIVHHTAGSNDYSPEDSAEIVREIYAYHTKTLGWCDIAYNALVDKYGQVFEGRAGGITKPVEGSHTGGFNRETWGVAMIGDFEDVPPTSIQLRTIGRLLGWRLGLDHVNPKGTATLSSAGGEYTRVPGGAALTLPVIFSHRDVGPTACPGNMVYALLDKIREIAAHFNDAPGPDDVAASLEGGAIYARWQEMGGMNSALGAPTSPEATGAGSARYATFDKGAMYWSPETGAEPLTGAIYEAWASLGYERGALGLPTSAEIQEPQWVKQNFQHGTLNFDRETATVVRVIDGVAEQLPPPAASGPPVQLERFSRPMSATH from the coding sequence GTGCTGTGCCGCCGCCCCGCACCCACGATGTTGCTCAGCGCCGTCGTGGCCACCGCCGTGATCTTGCCTTGGGCGCTCGACTCGGGCCGCGGCGAGGCGCCGACGCGACCTACCGACGCCCACGTCGCCCAGCAGCCGCTGATCGGGGTGGGCGGTGGGGTCACGGTCCGTGAAATCACCCAGTCCACACCGTTTTCCATGGTCGCCTTGACCGGCGGGGACTTGACCGGAACATCGGCGCGGGTGCGAGCCAAGCGCGCCGACGGGTCCTGGGGTCCCTGGTACGGGACCGAGGCGCTGGAATCGGGCGGCCGTGACGGATCGGCGGAAGCCGCACGCGGCCCGCGCGGCACCGAGCCGGTATTCGTCGGCCGCACCACGACCGTGCAGATCGCGATCACCCGCCCGCCCGGCGCGCCGGTGACGTCGCCTCCACCGCGCCACGCTCCGACTGGTCTGGGGTATGTGCCAGCCACCGTCGAACAGCCGCTGCCCCAAAACGTCTCGGCCGTCTTGATCTCCCCGCCGCAGGCGCCGGCAGACACCCAGTGGAATCCGCCGACCGCGGTGCTGGCGCCCGGGCAGCCACCCAATATCATCAGCCGGGCCCAATGGGGCGCCGACGAGTCGATGCGGTGCGGCAATCCGGTGTACGACAACGGAATCCACGCGGCGATCGTGCACCACACGGCCGGCAGCAACGACTACTCCCCCGAGGATTCCGCCGAGATCGTGCGGGAAATCTACGCCTACCACACCAAAACGTTGGGCTGGTGCGACATCGCCTACAACGCGCTGGTCGACAAGTACGGCCAGGTGTTCGAGGGTCGCGCCGGCGGGATCACCAAACCGGTCGAGGGCTCCCACACCGGCGGATTCAACCGCGAGACCTGGGGGGTGGCGATGATCGGCGACTTCGAGGACGTGCCGCCGACGTCGATCCAGTTGCGCACCATCGGCCGGCTGCTCGGCTGGCGGCTGGGGCTGGACCACGTCAACCCGAAAGGCACCGCAACGCTGTCCTCGGCCGGAGGCGAATACACCCGCGTCCCCGGGGGTGCCGCTCTGACCCTGCCGGTCATCTTCAGCCACCGCGACGTCGGCCCCACCGCCTGTCCGGGCAACATGGTGTATGCGCTGCTCGACAAAATCCGGGAAATCGCAGCGCATTTCAACGATGCCCCCGGCCCCGACGACGTCGCCGCGTCACTGGAAGGCGGCGCCATCTACGCGCGCTGGCAGGAGATGGGCGGCATGAACAGCGCGCTGGGCGCGCCGACATCCCCCGAAGCGACCGGGGCCGGCTCCGCGCGCTACGCCACCTTCGACAAGGGAGCGATGTACTGGTCGCCGGAGACCGGCGCCGAGCCTCTCACCGGCGCGATCTACGAGGCCTGGGCTTCATTGGGTTATGAGCGAGGTGCGCTGGGCTTGCCCACCAGCGCCGAAATCCAAGAGCCGCAATGGGTCAAGCAGAACTTCCAGCACGGAACGTTGAACTTCGACCGGGAAACCGCAACGGTGGTCCGGGTCATCGACGGCGTGGCGGAGCAACTGCCGCCACCGGCGGCCAGCGGACCGCCCGTCCAACTCGAGCGGTTCTCGCGGCCGATGAGCGCGACGCACTAA
- a CDS encoding Cof-type HAD-IIB family hydrolase produces the protein MTLPALIASDVDGTLLGDHDAVTPRTRNAVRAAVTSGTTFILATGRPPRWVQPLVDDLGFAPMAVCANGAVIYDSATDRVVSARTLPVDALAELAEIATRVIPDAGLAVERIGVSAHDTATPQFISSPGYEHAWLNPDNTEVSIEDLLSAPAIKLLIRKAGARSDDMAAALAKHVGSQGAITYSTNNGLIEIVPHGITKASGVEEIAGPLGISLDDVVAFGDMPNDVPMLVRAGHGVAMGNAHPEVLAVANEVTTSNTDDGVARVLERWWL, from the coding sequence ATGACGCTGCCGGCGCTCATCGCCAGCGACGTGGACGGCACCCTCCTCGGCGACCACGACGCCGTTACGCCCCGTACTCGCAACGCCGTTCGCGCGGCAGTCACCTCTGGAACCACGTTCATTCTGGCCACCGGCCGCCCGCCGCGCTGGGTGCAGCCCCTCGTCGACGACCTTGGGTTTGCGCCAATGGCGGTGTGCGCCAACGGCGCTGTCATCTATGACTCGGCCACTGACCGGGTGGTGTCCGCGCGCACGTTGCCGGTCGACGCGCTGGCCGAGTTAGCGGAGATCGCGACACGGGTCATCCCCGACGCGGGGCTGGCCGTGGAACGTATCGGGGTCAGCGCCCACGATACCGCGACGCCGCAGTTCATCAGTTCGCCTGGCTACGAGCATGCCTGGCTGAACCCGGACAACACCGAGGTGTCGATCGAAGACTTGCTGAGCGCGCCCGCCATCAAGCTGCTGATCCGCAAGGCGGGCGCCCGCAGCGACGACATGGCCGCCGCACTGGCCAAACACGTTGGCTCCCAAGGAGCTATCACGTACTCCACGAACAACGGGCTGATCGAAATCGTGCCGCACGGCATCACCAAGGCCAGCGGTGTGGAGGAGATCGCCGGCCCGCTGGGCATCTCACTCGACGACGTGGTGGCGTTCGGCGACATGCCCAACGATGTGCCGATGTTGGTACGGGCCGGCCATGGCGTAGCGATGGGCAACGCCCATCCGGAGGTGCTGGCGGTGGCCAACGAGGTCACCACGTCCAACACCGACGACGGCGTCGCCCGAGTACTGGAACGCTGGTGGCTTTAA
- a CDS encoding lysophospholipid acyltransferase family protein — protein MAEPVFRTIEVILKAAIALNGIKITFIGEENIPEHGGAVVAMNHTSYVDWVPAEYAATRRGRRLRFLIKAELQQVRSVNFVIKHVKLIPVDRSAGAGAYAVAVQRLQEGELVGVHPEATISRSFELRDFKTGAARMAHEANVPIIPLIVWGAQRIWTKDHPKSLGHSKIPITVNIGAPIYPMDTMEETLAALREAMTKLLYETQESYPHPPGAYWVPRRLGGGAPTPEEAKLLDEAELAERAKRAQAARERVWFYRRPQLGAKADRAGTEKRQRRLRFSANNEHARHSA, from the coding sequence ATGGCTGAGCCGGTGTTTCGCACGATCGAAGTCATTCTCAAGGCCGCGATCGCGCTCAACGGCATCAAGATCACCTTCATCGGTGAGGAGAACATCCCCGAACACGGCGGCGCCGTGGTTGCAATGAACCACACCAGCTACGTCGACTGGGTTCCCGCGGAGTACGCCGCGACGCGCCGCGGGCGCCGGCTCCGGTTCCTGATCAAAGCCGAGCTGCAGCAAGTGCGCTCCGTCAACTTTGTGATCAAACACGTCAAACTCATTCCGGTGGACCGCAGCGCCGGAGCCGGCGCCTATGCGGTAGCTGTCCAACGGCTGCAGGAGGGCGAACTGGTCGGAGTTCATCCGGAAGCGACGATCAGCCGCAGCTTCGAACTGCGGGATTTCAAAACCGGTGCCGCCCGGATGGCGCACGAAGCAAATGTCCCGATCATCCCGCTCATCGTCTGGGGCGCGCAGCGCATCTGGACCAAGGACCACCCAAAATCATTGGGACACAGCAAAATACCGATTACCGTCAATATCGGCGCACCGATTTATCCGATGGACACCATGGAAGAAACCCTTGCCGCACTGCGTGAAGCGATGACCAAGCTGCTGTATGAGACGCAAGAGTCCTACCCGCACCCGCCCGGCGCTTACTGGGTGCCGCGACGGCTGGGCGGGGGAGCGCCGACTCCCGAGGAAGCGAAGCTGCTCGACGAAGCCGAACTCGCCGAACGGGCCAAGCGAGCACAGGCAGCGCGTGAGCGCGTGTGGTTCTACCGCCGCCCCCAGCTTGGCGCCAAAGCGGATCGCGCCGGTACTGAGAAGCGGCAACGGCGGTTGCGCTTCTCTGCCAACAACGAACACGCACGGCACAGCGCCTGA
- a CDS encoding lysophospholipid acyltransferase family protein has protein sequence MEPVFRTLEIAAKAVVKVLGSQITYQGLENIPQTGGAVIALNHTSYVDWLFAGLAVLQRGRRIRYMIKAEMQQVKVVDYLIKHTKTIPVNRAAGSQAYAVAVQRLRDGEAVGIMPEATISRSFELKEFKTGAARMALEAQVPIVPMIVWGAQRIWTKDRPKSLGHKKIPITVAVGSILPAEGDVDELTTALRDAMTSLLHRVQREYPHPRGAYWVPRRLGGGAPSLDEAAELEAQEAAARAAGRESEPGEKA, from the coding sequence ATGGAGCCCGTTTTTCGCACGCTGGAAATCGCCGCCAAGGCCGTGGTCAAAGTACTCGGCAGCCAAATCACCTACCAGGGCCTGGAAAACATTCCCCAAACCGGCGGCGCGGTGATCGCCCTGAACCACACCAGCTACGTCGACTGGCTCTTTGCGGGTCTTGCGGTGCTTCAACGCGGACGGCGCATCCGATACATGATCAAAGCCGAGATGCAGCAGGTAAAAGTGGTTGATTACCTGATCAAGCACACCAAGACGATTCCCGTCAACCGCGCGGCGGGCTCGCAGGCGTACGCGGTTGCCGTGCAGCGGTTGCGCGACGGCGAGGCGGTGGGAATCATGCCGGAGGCCACCATCAGCCGTAGCTTCGAGCTCAAGGAGTTCAAGACCGGCGCGGCGCGGATGGCCCTGGAGGCGCAGGTTCCGATCGTTCCGATGATTGTCTGGGGCGCTCAGCGAATATGGACAAAGGACCGCCCGAAGAGCTTGGGGCACAAAAAGATTCCTATCACAGTGGCGGTCGGCTCGATATTGCCCGCCGAAGGGGACGTCGACGAGCTCACCACCGCGCTGCGCGATGCGATGACGTCGTTGCTGCACCGGGTGCAGCGGGAGTATCCGCACCCGCGAGGGGCGTACTGGGTGCCGCGACGACTCGGTGGCGGCGCGCCCTCACTCGACGAGGCAGCCGAGCTGGAGGCGCAGGAAGCAGCGGCGCGCGCAGCCGGCCGCGAATCCGAGCCAGGGGAGAAGGCATAG
- a CDS encoding lysophospholipid acyltransferase family protein produces the protein MEPVYRTLEIAAKAVVKVLGSQITYEGLDNIPRTGGAVVAINHTSHLDWMFAALAVHQRRRRMRFMIKSEMQQVKVVNYLIKHTKTVPVDREAGAEAYKAGVQLLRDGEVLGVMPEATISRSLELMEFKTGAARMALEAQVPIVPMIVWGSQRLWTKDHQTNLGHKKIPIMVAAGSPLPPEGEVDELTSALRGEMTLVLHRVQQQYPHPEGACWVPQRMGGGAPSPLEAARLDAEWASRRAAAKAARRPDTAGGPE, from the coding sequence ATGGAACCGGTCTATCGCACCCTGGAAATCGCGGCCAAGGCCGTGGTCAAAGTGCTCGGCAGCCAGATCACCTACGAGGGTCTGGACAACATTCCGCGAACCGGCGGCGCGGTGGTCGCTATCAACCACACCAGCCATCTTGACTGGATGTTTGCGGCACTCGCGGTGCATCAGCGTCGGCGCCGGATGCGGTTCATGATCAAGTCCGAGATGCAGCAGGTGAAGGTGGTCAATTACCTCATCAAGCACACGAAGACCGTTCCCGTCGACCGTGAAGCGGGGGCCGAGGCGTACAAGGCTGGTGTGCAGCTGCTGCGCGACGGCGAGGTGTTGGGTGTGATGCCGGAGGCCACGATCAGCCGGAGCCTGGAACTCATGGAGTTCAAGACGGGTGCGGCGCGAATGGCGCTGGAAGCACAGGTGCCGATCGTTCCGATGATCGTGTGGGGTTCTCAGCGGCTTTGGACCAAGGACCATCAGACGAACTTGGGCCACAAGAAGATTCCGATCATGGTGGCGGCCGGCTCGCCGCTGCCGCCAGAAGGCGAGGTCGACGAGCTCACGAGCGCGTTGCGCGGCGAGATGACGTTGGTGCTGCACCGGGTACAGCAGCAGTATCCGCACCCGGAAGGGGCATGTTGGGTGCCGCAGCGAATGGGCGGCGGTGCACCCTCACCGCTCGAGGCGGCCCGGTTGGACGCCGAGTGGGCCAGCAGGCGCGCTGCCGCCAAAGCGGCCCGCCGGCCCGATACGGCCGGTGGGCCGGAGTGA
- a CDS encoding lysophospholipid acyltransferase family protein — MEPVYGTIIQLARLTWRLQGIRFTVAGVEHLPETGGAVIAINHTSYFDFTFAGLPAYKQGRGRKVRFMAKQEVFEHKVSGPIMRGCRHIPVDRESGAASFEKAVEMLKAGELVGVYPEATISRSFEIKELKSGAARMAIAAGVPIVPHIVWGAQRVWTKDHPKKLLRPKVPIAVAVGEPIPPTLPAPELTMLLHSRMQHLLERVQDSYGPHPAGEFWVPYRLGGGAPTLAEAARLDGEEASRRAAAKAARRPDTAGAPE; from the coding sequence GTGGAACCGGTATACGGGACGATCATCCAACTCGCACGGCTGACCTGGCGGCTACAGGGAATCAGGTTCACCGTCGCCGGAGTGGAGCATTTGCCGGAGACGGGTGGCGCGGTGATCGCGATCAACCACACCAGCTATTTCGACTTCACCTTCGCCGGATTGCCCGCCTACAAGCAGGGCCGCGGCCGCAAGGTGCGGTTCATGGCCAAGCAGGAAGTGTTCGAGCACAAGGTCTCCGGGCCGATCATGCGGGGTTGCCGCCACATCCCGGTGGACCGTGAGAGCGGAGCGGCCTCGTTCGAAAAGGCCGTCGAAATGCTCAAGGCCGGCGAGCTGGTGGGCGTCTATCCGGAGGCGACGATCAGCCGCAGCTTCGAGATCAAGGAGCTCAAGTCCGGAGCCGCGCGGATGGCGATTGCGGCCGGCGTGCCGATCGTCCCGCACATCGTGTGGGGCGCCCAGCGGGTCTGGACCAAAGACCATCCCAAGAAGCTGCTCCGCCCCAAGGTGCCGATCGCGGTCGCCGTCGGCGAACCGATCCCGCCCACGCTGCCCGCCCCGGAGCTGACCATGTTGCTGCATTCGCGCATGCAGCATCTGCTGGAACGAGTGCAGGACTCCTATGGGCCGCATCCGGCCGGCGAGTTCTGGGTGCCGTACCGGCTCGGAGGCGGCGCACCGACGTTGGCCGAAGCCGCCCGGTTGGACGGGGAGGAAGCCAGCAGGCGCGCTGCGGCCAAAGCGGCCCGCCGGCCCGATACGGCCGGTGCGCCGGAGTAG